In Myxococcus xanthus, the genomic window TGACGCTCCACCCGGTGGACCCCAACGTCACGGACGAGGAGCGCGCGCGCTGGGGCTTCCCGCCGCTCGCGGAGATTCCGACCGTCCTGCAGCGCTAGCCGCGGCGGTGCTCCGGGGCACTGGGGCCCGGAGCCACCTCGCGTGCCCCTCCGCCCGCTACTTCGCGGCGGAGGCCGGCGCGCCACCTTCCTGCGCCAGCGCGCGCACCAACTCGAGCGCGCGCCGTACGTGCTCGCCGACGCGAATCTGCGACTCGAAGCTGTCGCGGACGATGCCCGAACGGTCCACCACGAAGGTCACCCGTCCGGGCAGCAGGCCCAGGAACGACGAGGACACGCCGAAGGCCTCACGCGCCTCGCCGCGCGCGTCGCTGAGCAGCTTGAAGGGCAGCCGGTGCTTCGCCGCGAAGCCCTCGTGCGAGCCCACCGAATCACCGCTGATGCCCACCACCTCCGCGCCCGCGGCGACGAAGTCCTCGTACTGGTCCCTCAGTCCACAGGCCTGCGCCGTGCAACCGGGCGAGTCGTCCTTCGGATAGAAGTAGACGACCAATACCTTCTGACCCACCAGGTCTCGCAGCCGCACCGATTGCCCACCTGCGCCGGTGAGGGTGATGTCCGGTACCGCATCGCCTTGCTTCAGCAGCTTCGTCTTGGCCATGACGTCCTCGCGTCGCCCCGGAGTCTGGCCGGTGCGTTCAACGCCGGGCTCATCCCATCTGGCCCGCCGCATCCCCACAAGTAATCCGCCGTGCTGAAACGGGCGTCAAAGACGACCTCTGGATGCCTGCTTGCCTCTCGAGCGGTTGATACGGCGCCTAATGATGGGCGTCCTTCGCGACGCACCCTGGAAGTTGCCAGCGCATCTCATAAAGTGTGGGGAAGCGGTGTCGCTCCCCCGTCCGGCAGGCGACAGCCCTGTGCGCGGCCGGACCCGAAATTTCGGGCACCATCGCTGTGGTCGTCTTAGCTTTCGAGGCGGGAAGAGGCAGCTTAGGTCAGAGGTCAGGGCGGAAACTTTCGCCGGAGTTGCGCGCCGCACGGTTCAGGCGTAGGACGCAGCTTCGGGGGGTTGGTCAGGAGCGGACATGGTCGGCCTCGTCGTCGCAGCGCACGGACGTCTGGCGGAGGAGCTGGTCTCCACCGCGGAGCAGATCGTGGGAGAGCTTCCCGCGGTGGCAGCCTGTAACATCGAGCCTGGGACTCCTGTCGAGGACATCCGGGCGAAGATGAAGCAAGCAATCGCCCGCGTGGATGAGGGTGCGGGTGTCATCATCCTGGCCGACCTCTTCGGAGGTACGCCCTGTAAGGAGTCGCTGATGATGTGTCAGCGAATGAATGTGGAGGTCCTTGCTGGCGTCAACCTGCCCATGCTGCTGAAGGCGAACTCGCTCCGTTCGGAGCAGTTGTCGCTACCGGAGATGGCCAACCAGCTGGCTTCCCACGGCCAGCGCAACATCACCTGCGCATCCGCCCTGCTTCGCGAGGCACAGCAGCCGCGAACTTGACGGACCCGCGCGGGTCGGCGATTCGAGACTGCCGTGATCACCCTGGTCCGCGTCGACAACCGCCTCATCCATGGTCAGGTCGTCGAGGCCTGGCTCCCGTTCCTCAAAGTCTCCCGGGTGGTCGTGGCGGATGACGAGGCGGCTTCCAGCCCTCTCATCCGCGCCGCCATGGCCCTGGCCGTCCAGAGCGCCATCGAGGTGCAGATTCTGCCCCTGTCCCAGGTGGACTTCGCCGCCCTGTCCAAGGACGGTGTGCGCACCCTGGTGTTGCTGAGGGATGTCGCCTCGGTGCCCTTCGCGCATGCGCA contains:
- a CDS encoding peroxiredoxin, whose product is MAKTKLLKQGDAVPDITLTGAGGQSVRLRDLVGQKVLVVYFYPKDDSPGCTAQACGLRDQYEDFVAAGAEVVGISGDSVGSHEGFAAKHRLPFKLLSDARGEAREAFGVSSSFLGLLPGRVTFVVDRSGIVRDSFESQIRVGEHVRRALELVRALAQEGGAPASAAK
- a CDS encoding PTS sugar transporter subunit IIA; amino-acid sequence: MVGLVVAAHGRLAEELVSTAEQIVGELPAVAACNIEPGTPVEDIRAKMKQAIARVDEGAGVIILADLFGGTPCKESLMMCQRMNVEVLAGVNLPMLLKANSLRSEQLSLPEMANQLASHGQRNITCASALLREAQQPRT
- a CDS encoding PTS sugar transporter subunit IIB, whose protein sequence is MITLVRVDNRLIHGQVVEAWLPFLKVSRVVVADDEAASSPLIRAAMALAVQSAIEVQILPLSQVDFAALSKDGVRTLVLLRDVASVPFAHAHGLAMDELNLGNVHFGTGRRQVSPSVFLAEAELTTLQQLADQGVRVAARAVPAEKPVDLPDLRERWAKAG